In Nitrobacteraceae bacterium AZCC 1564, the following proteins share a genomic window:
- a CDS encoding hypothetical protein (product_source=Hypo-rule applied; cath_funfam=1.10.287.110; pfam=PF00226; smart=SM00271; superfamily=46565,55424; transmembrane_helix_parts=Outside_1_3,TMhelix_4_21,Inside_22_27,TMhelix_28_50,Outside_51_54,TMhelix_55_74,Inside_75_244) — MPTLIAGIVAVVLLYTALNVIKGADPKWLAKIVRGGGGVLTLAAAAFVGAKGELAVAIPLAVFGAGLLGWSPFGAQLGSAWGNYGPQAWKSQGQKSQVRSQFIEMTLDHDTGALHGLIIAGPEAGRALDEFTLGELITLARSFDAESWSLLEGYLDRRFPAWRENAQGAGAGGRGSEDRRATPSGKMTADEAYQILGLKPGAGREEISRAHRGLMKKLHPDQGGSTYLAARVNEAKDTLLRNHR; from the coding sequence ATGCCGACCCTGATCGCTGGTATTGTTGCCGTAGTGCTGCTCTACACGGCGCTCAATGTCATCAAGGGGGCCGATCCCAAGTGGCTGGCCAAGATCGTCAGGGGCGGTGGCGGCGTGCTTACGCTCGCGGCTGCGGCCTTTGTGGGAGCGAAGGGCGAGCTCGCCGTCGCGATTCCACTCGCCGTTTTCGGTGCAGGTTTGCTGGGCTGGTCGCCGTTCGGTGCGCAGCTTGGGTCTGCCTGGGGCAACTATGGCCCGCAGGCGTGGAAATCACAGGGGCAGAAGTCCCAGGTACGATCGCAGTTTATCGAGATGACTCTCGACCACGACACCGGAGCGCTTCACGGACTGATTATTGCCGGACCCGAAGCGGGGCGCGCGCTGGACGAATTCACGCTCGGCGAACTCATCACGCTGGCGAGGAGCTTCGACGCGGAGAGCTGGTCCCTTCTGGAAGGTTATCTGGACCGCCGGTTTCCCGCTTGGCGTGAGAACGCGCAGGGCGCAGGGGCAGGCGGGCGTGGAAGCGAGGATCGCCGCGCGACGCCGAGCGGCAAAATGACGGCGGACGAGGCTTATCAGATCCTTGGCTTGAAGCCCGGAGCGGGGCGCGAGGAAATCAGCCGCGCTCACCGCGGGCTCATGAAGAAACTCCATCCCGACCAAGGGGGCTCGACGTATCTCGCCGCCCGTGTGAACGAGGCCAAGGACACTCTTCTTCGCAATCATCGCTGA
- a CDS encoding D-alanyl-D-alanine carboxypeptidase (product_source=KO:K01286; cath_funfam=3.40.710.10; cleavage_site_network=SignalP-noTM; cog=COG1686; ko=KO:K01286; pfam=PF00768,PF05036; superfamily=110997,56601; transmembrane_helix_parts=Inside_1_11,TMhelix_12_34,Outside_35_668) encodes MLGVKSSASSRTLRLCLLGVATISVAVMATTDTADARRRHRHRAAVSSYSPAFSSIIVDANSGATLQASSADGLRHPASLTKIMTLYMLFERLESGKIKLDTPMDVSEHASQQAPTKLGLRPGQTIRVEDAIKGLVTRSANDAAVVIAEAIGGSEDEFAKMMTRKARALGMSKTVYRNASGLPDDDQVTTARDQSTLGRAIQDRFPKYYRYFSTAAFTFRGKVIRNHNHLLGRVEGVDGIKTGYTRSSGFNLVTSMKRGNRFLVGVVMGGRSAGSRDAIMRNLLAEHVDEASTRRTVAAITERGSSEIKVADARSNDAANDDDEIKTTSQARPAPAAQAQGGMQLAAITSEPVPLPTPRAPVPSAQPATTPQAQAQEEKPAPAPLTSGVISPQSFGAIPGSAEPMTPVRVKTVQVRMGQTKVASAAPTAPVPAPVATNPAPEPRKPDMEEAARAALARAYAAKTEAKIETKAEAKNDVRSEPRSEPWAVASAQSRSEFPAPLPAPPTTNNGIGQVVIGAPIHPSHSATSADPARGAPPTTLAAQAAALQTASIPQQQPLQQQAAMQPAQQPQPVRVTQPSPAPAKPVVRSGWIIQVGALDSESEARQRLDAARGASKLLSDADPFTEAVSKGSKTFYRARFAGLDQNSAEAACRSLKRSEISCIAIRN; translated from the coding sequence ATGCTTGGGGTCAAATCGTCGGCGTCATCACGCACGCTTCGTTTGTGCCTGCTCGGCGTTGCCACGATCTCGGTGGCGGTGATGGCCACCACCGATACAGCCGACGCGCGCCGCCGCCATCGCCATCGCGCCGCCGTCTCAAGCTACAGCCCGGCCTTCTCCTCGATCATCGTCGACGCCAACTCTGGCGCCACGCTACAGGCCAGCAGCGCTGATGGTCTGCGCCACCCGGCCTCGCTCACCAAGATCATGACGCTCTACATGCTGTTCGAGCGCCTTGAGAGCGGCAAGATCAAGCTCGACACCCCGATGGATGTTTCGGAGCACGCATCCCAACAAGCGCCGACAAAACTCGGCCTGCGCCCCGGCCAGACCATTCGCGTCGAAGACGCGATCAAGGGGCTCGTCACCCGCTCCGCCAACGACGCCGCTGTCGTGATCGCAGAAGCCATCGGCGGCAGCGAAGATGAATTCGCCAAGATGATGACGCGCAAGGCGCGTGCGCTTGGCATGAGCAAGACGGTGTACAGGAACGCATCCGGCCTGCCGGACGACGATCAGGTCACCACCGCTCGCGATCAGTCGACACTCGGCCGCGCCATCCAAGATCGCTTCCCGAAATACTATCGCTACTTCTCGACAGCCGCCTTTACCTTCCGCGGAAAAGTTATCCGCAACCACAACCACCTGCTCGGGCGTGTTGAAGGCGTCGATGGCATCAAGACCGGCTACACGCGCTCTTCCGGCTTCAATCTCGTGACCTCCATGAAGCGCGGCAATCGTTTCCTCGTCGGCGTGGTCATGGGCGGCCGCAGCGCCGGATCGCGCGACGCCATCATGCGCAACCTGCTCGCCGAGCATGTCGACGAAGCGTCCACCCGCCGCACCGTTGCCGCCATCACCGAACGCGGCAGCAGCGAAATCAAGGTTGCAGATGCGCGCAGCAACGATGCTGCGAACGACGACGATGAGATCAAGACGACCAGTCAAGCGCGGCCTGCTCCGGCGGCTCAGGCCCAGGGTGGCATGCAACTGGCGGCCATAACTTCTGAACCTGTTCCACTGCCGACGCCGCGCGCGCCCGTGCCGTCCGCCCAGCCTGCGACAACTCCACAGGCTCAAGCCCAAGAAGAGAAGCCCGCTCCTGCGCCGCTCACCAGCGGCGTCATTTCCCCCCAGTCATTTGGCGCCATTCCAGGTTCAGCCGAGCCGATGACGCCGGTCCGCGTGAAGACGGTTCAGGTGCGTATGGGACAAACGAAGGTCGCCTCGGCCGCGCCAACTGCGCCTGTGCCGGCTCCTGTCGCAACCAACCCGGCTCCCGAACCACGCAAACCTGATATGGAGGAAGCCGCACGGGCCGCCCTCGCTCGCGCCTACGCAGCAAAGACTGAAGCTAAAATCGAAACAAAGGCCGAAGCCAAGAACGACGTGCGTTCTGAGCCTCGTTCTGAGCCTTGGGCTGTCGCCTCCGCGCAATCGCGAAGCGAATTCCCCGCCCCGCTTCCTGCACCGCCAACCACCAACAACGGTATTGGCCAGGTCGTCATCGGCGCTCCTATTCATCCCTCTCATTCCGCGACGTCTGCCGATCCGGCGCGCGGCGCACCTCCAACGACCCTCGCGGCTCAGGCTGCCGCCCTCCAGACCGCCTCGATCCCGCAACAACAACCGCTTCAGCAGCAGGCCGCCATGCAGCCCGCCCAGCAGCCTCAGCCGGTACGCGTCACACAGCCGAGCCCGGCGCCCGCCAAGCCCGTTGTGCGTAGCGGCTGGATCATCCAGGTCGGCGCCCTCGACAGCGAAAGCGAAGCCCGCCAGCGCCTGGATGCTGCGCGTGGTGCCAGCAAGCTGTTGAGCGACGCCGATCCATTCACCGAGGCCGTTTCGAAGGGCAGCAAGACGTTTTATCGCGCACGCTTCGCGGGTCTCGACCAGAACTCTGCTGAAGCCGCATGCCGCTCACTGAAGCGCTCGGAGATTTCCTGCATCGCCATCAGAAACTGA
- a CDS encoding phasin family protein (product_source=TIGR01841; cath_funfam=1.10.10.350; cog=COG5490; pfam=PF09361; superfamily=47857; tigrfam=TIGR01841), which produces MVKVEELQQYGKEQFDAAVASANTFSSGFQAIATAYSDYTKKSFEDTKSFVEKLASVKSFDKALEAQSEYAKTAYDTFIAESQKISELYSDMAKQAYKPFEGLVAKLTPTTTH; this is translated from the coding sequence GTGGTTAAAGTTGAAGAGCTTCAGCAGTACGGCAAAGAGCAATTCGATGCCGCCGTGGCGTCTGCCAATACCTTCTCGAGCGGCTTTCAGGCGATCGCGACCGCCTACAGCGACTACACCAAGAAGTCGTTTGAAGATACCAAGTCCTTTGTCGAGAAGCTTGCGAGCGTGAAGTCGTTCGACAAGGCTCTCGAAGCACAGTCGGAATATGCGAAGACCGCTTACGACACCTTCATTGCGGAATCGCAGAAGATCAGCGAACTCTACAGCGACATGGCCAAGCAGGCCTATAAGCCTTTCGAAGGTCTGGTCGCAAAGCTGACCCCGACTACCACTCACTAA